Genomic DNA from Alistipes indistinctus YIT 12060:
CCGGAACAGTCGCTCTTTTTGCTGCCGGGTCAATCCGGAAATTTTGGTTTTGGGATGCATGCCCGCCCAATAAAGTATATCCTGCAACCCCCCGTTACCGAGACCGGGAATCGTCTGCCCGGTGGCCAGGAACGCCTTGGCGCTCTTTTTCTGCACGGACGGTTCATCCAGCAACGACATGAAATAGGAGAGGTCAAAAGCGTCGGACAGCACCTGAGGTTTCTCCTTCGCACTGCGGTAGTAAGGCTCCAGCGGACCGGGAAACTCACCCTGTGAAAAACACCACACCCCGCCGTACATCCTCACCGACACCACCAGACAACTCTCGTCCCCGAACCCGATGAGCAACTGGTGCTTGTCCGGCAAATCGGCACCGGGTTCGAGATAGGTAAGGTTCGCTCCGTCGCTGAACAGCAGCGCCCGTTCTCCGACTGCCAGTTCCACCATGCCGCCCCGCGCACGGGCCTTCCCGACCCGCTTACCCAAAAGCACGCCTTCGTAATCGATTCCGGGTGAAATAAAGGTAAATTTGTGAGGCGAATGGAACACCACCACCTCGCTGATATACTTGCCGCACACAGCATCATTGAGCTGCCGGGAGAGGCAAACGGCTTCGGGAGCTTCGATCATAGCGGACAAGACGGTTTATGAAACGATCAGCCGTAAACAATATCGCAGCAGACCGGCAAGACGATTAACAGGTAACCGGCAGGAATTTACGCGGCCGGACCGGCAACATTTTCAGCGGCTTCTTCACGCGCCTTTTGCCGCTCGACACGCCCTGCCAGCAAAATACTGCATTCGTACAGGCCGTAGAGCGGAATCACTACCAGCAACAGGCTGAAAATATCCGGCGGGGTAATGATCGCGGAGATGATACACAGCAGAATCAGCGCATGACGGCGGTAGCGCCTCAGGAACGAAGCGGTGATCAATCCCATCCGCGCCAGGAAATAGACCAGCAGCGGAAGCTGGAACACCACCGCGCAGGCGATCGACACGCTCAGCACCGTGGAGAGGTACGAACGCACGTCGATCATGTTGGTGATTTCGGGGCTCGCCTGGTATCCGGCGAAGAAACTGACCGACAACGGAGCGATCAGGAAATAGCCAAAACAGAGCCCTGCAAAAAAGCAAAGCGACACATACAGCACGAACATCCTGCTTTTGCGGCGTTCGTGTTCGGTCAGCGCCGGCACGACAAAACGCCATATCTCCCACAACAGGTACGGTACCGCCACGGCAATGGCGGTCGCCAACGCCACCTGCATGTGCAGATTGAACTGGCCGGCCAGCGCCGTGTTGACCATATTGAACTTCATCTGATTGATGCAAACCCGGTTATCGCCGAAAACGGCGTACGAGAAGTCGCACAGCCACCGGTTCGTCGGGAAATCAGGCGACTGGGGCCCCATCAGGATGGTATCGATGATGAATTTCTTACCGATGAAAGCGGCGATCATCACGACGATCAGCGCCATCACGCCCCGCACCAAATGGGGACGCAGCGCCTCGATATGTTCAAAAAAAGTCATCTCGTTGTCGGATGACTTTTCCCGTTTATCGGACATAACTTTCGTGTGGATTTATCCGCAAGGTTTATTTGGCGGCGTCGTCTTTGGTAGTTTCGTTCCGGGGAGCCTGAGGAGCGGTCGGGGCAGTCGTTTCGTTGGTATTCTCAGCCGTGTAATCTTTGTTGACCGCGTCTTTGAACTCTTTCACGCCGCGTCCCATGCCGCGCATCAGTTCAGGAATTTTCTTCCCGCCGAACAGCACGATAATCAGGATGACGATGACCAGTATCTGAGTCGGGCCGATGACCCCCAGAGGCAACATGAATGCTAACATAAGATTTAGGTTTTAGTTAATTCTTCAGGATGTGTTTGCAAATATAACATAAAAAACGATCATTTTATTTTTTGCAGGCAGAAAAAACGCCCGGCCCGATTGTATTCGGAGCCGGGCGCTGTCATTACTCAGCAGATCAGGCGGCTATTTCTTGAGGATCATTTCGTACTCGCCCGAGCAGAGGTTCATCGTCGTGGCTCCGTCGGCGGTCTTAATCTCCGAAGCTCCCGCGTCCTTCTTGAAGTCGACTCCCGAGATACCGGCGAGTTTGACCGTAGCCGACGTATTGGCCGGGATCGTCACCTTCCACTCGATATTGCCGTCCTCACGTTTCCAGTGGCTCTTGATCTCACCCGAAACCGACTTGTAAGAGGCCTTCACATAGTCGAGGCCGTCGATGAATACGGGCTCCATCTGGATTTTTTTGAAACCGGCCGACTGCGGATCGTTGCGGATACCGGCCAGGTCTTCGTAGAACCAGATCACCAAGTCGCCCAACAGCATAACATGGTTGCCCGAATTCATATTCGGCGCACCGGTATCGCCGTTCCACAGCTCCCAGATCGTCGTAGCGCCCTTCTTGGCCATATACCCCCAGCTGGGATAGGTTTCGTTGGTCGCGATCTTGTAGGCGAGGTCCTGCGCACCGTGCTCGGTCAGACCGCGCATCAGGTGCTGGATCCCCAGTACGCCCACGCTGACGTGGCCGTCGAACTCGCCCACTGTTTTATCAACGATATTCTGGAATACCTTGCCTTCATATCCTTCGGGAACCAGGCCGAGACGCAGCGAGAGAATGTTACCCGTCACGGTGTTATCGCCGAATTGGGGGGTCAGCACCGGAGCGAGTCCTTTACCGCTCGATTTCATGCCGTTATTACCATACTGAGCCGTCTCATAATTAAAGAACTTCTTGTTGTAGGACTCCTTCATTTTGGCTGCCAGCGCTTGGTACTCGGCTACATCGGCCTCGTTGCCGGTTAACTGGGCGAACTGGCTCATCATCTGGAGCAGGCTGTAATAAACGGTCGTTCCCAGAATTTCAGGCCGGGTTTTGCGGGACGGATCTTTCGAATGGATCAATTCCGGACTTTCGGGCGGCATGCACCAATCACCGTAGCGGTCCGTAATGATCACATTGTCTTCCATACAGTTCTGCTGCATATAGTGCATCCACTTGCGCATCGCCTGGTAGTGGGTCTCGATGCCGCTCTTGTCGCCGAACTGACGGTAGAGCATATCGGCTACGTAGAAGTAGGCTGCCGGCCAGGTCACGTCGTCTCCGTAAACAGTCCACGTACGAGGAGATACGTCGGAAATACGGCCCTGGGCATCGCGCGAATCGTAAATGTCCTGCAGCCATTTCTTATACAGCAGCGCATTGTCGAAAATAAAGCTCTCACCCAGTGCGCCGGTCGTGCGGTCGCCCAGCCAGCCGAGGCGTTCGTCGCGCTGCGGGCAGTCGGTCGGCATGCCGCGGTAGTTGCCGCGAATACCCCAGTAAGCGTTCTTGTAAATCTGGTTGATCACCGGATTCGAGGTTTCGAACTCGCCGGTCGTCTCCATCTTGTCGTAAATCACCTTACCGGTGAATACGTGAAGCGCAGGTTTGTAGCTCAGGCCCGATATCTCGACGTAACGGAAGCCGTGGTAGGTAAAGTTGGGTTCCCATTCGAACTCGGCATCCCAGGCAGGGATATAGGTATCGGTGGCTTTGGCCGAACGCAGGTTGGCCGTAAACAGCGAACCGTCGGGCTGGAGCGTCTCGGCGAAGCGGAAGGTGATGGGCTTCTTGATCTGCCCTTTGAGCTTCACATGCAGCCACCCCACCATGTTCTGTCCCATATCGAGGATATAGTTACCGTTGGGCCGCTCCATGATCGCCACGGGTTTGATCTCCTCCATG
This window encodes:
- a CDS encoding formamidopyrimidine-DNA glycosylase, coding for MIEAPEAVCLSRQLNDAVCGKYISEVVVFHSPHKFTFISPGIDYEGVLLGKRVGKARARGGMVELAVGERALLFSDGANLTYLEPGADLPDKHQLLIGFGDESCLVVSVRMYGGVWCFSQGEFPGPLEPYYRSAKEKPQVLSDAFDLSYFMSLLDEPSVQKKSAKAFLATGQTIPGLGNGGLQDILYWAGMHPKTKISGLTRQQKERLFRSVRETLREMLRLGGRDSETDLFGRPGGYRPRLSKNTAGEPCPRCGSLICKENYLGGSIYYCPGCQPR
- the tatC gene encoding twin-arginine translocase subunit TatC; this translates as MSDKREKSSDNEMTFFEHIEALRPHLVRGVMALIVVMIAAFIGKKFIIDTILMGPQSPDFPTNRWLCDFSYAVFGDNRVCINQMKFNMVNTALAGQFNLHMQVALATAIAVAVPYLLWEIWRFVVPALTEHERRKSRMFVLYVSLCFFAGLCFGYFLIAPLSVSFFAGYQASPEITNMIDVRSYLSTVLSVSIACAVVFQLPLLVYFLARMGLITASFLRRYRRHALILLCIISAIITPPDIFSLLLVVIPLYGLYECSILLAGRVERQKAREEAAENVAGPAA
- a CDS encoding twin-arginine translocase TatA/TatE family subunit; the encoded protein is MLAFMLPLGVIGPTQILVIVILIIVLFGGKKIPELMRGMGRGVKEFKDAVNKDYTAENTNETTAPTAPQAPRNETTKDDAAK
- a CDS encoding alpha-L-rhamnosidase, giving the protein MKKVLFVAVCAAWLGFACSTSKVKVDELRVELRENPVGVGTAHPRFMWQIESEKSNVNQVAYQIQVAASAQELEKGKNLLWDSGFVNSDTSLFIAYGGSPLQSATEYFWRVRVKTNKGRTAWSETENFATALLDSAAWKAEWIGIAGATNPGEELGDSTSKKGILTRLAARYLRKEFPVKEGVKRAVLYICPGGSAKSYLNGEQITEDVFESMPTHAPATMYYNSYDVTKLLGLGNNTIGVILGNGRFFPMRNPGIRGFGVPRLLAQLEIEYKDGTKELVVTDTTWQATARGPIVANNEFDGEEYNAFNELPGWNKTGYETNYKWMAAQKLPAPGGKLVAQPNENIRIMEEIKPVAIMERPNGNYILDMGQNMVGWLHVKLKGQIKKPITFRFAETLQPDGSLFTANLRSAKATDTYIPAWDAEFEWEPNFTYHGFRYVEISGLSYKPALHVFTGKVIYDKMETTGEFETSNPVINQIYKNAYWGIRGNYRGMPTDCPQRDERLGWLGDRTTGALGESFIFDNALLYKKWLQDIYDSRDAQGRISDVSPRTWTVYGDDVTWPAAYFYVADMLYRQFGDKSGIETHYQAMRKWMHYMQQNCMEDNVIITDRYGDWCMPPESPELIHSKDPSRKTRPEILGTTVYYSLLQMMSQFAQLTGNEADVAEYQALAAKMKESYNKKFFNYETAQYGNNGMKSSGKGLAPVLTPQFGDNTVTGNILSLRLGLVPEGYEGKVFQNIVDKTVGEFDGHVSVGVLGIQHLMRGLTEHGAQDLAYKIATNETYPSWGYMAKKGATTIWELWNGDTGAPNMNSGNHVMLLGDLVIWFYEDLAGIRNDPQSAGFKKIQMEPVFIDGLDYVKASYKSVSGEIKSHWKREDGNIEWKVTIPANTSATVKLAGISGVDFKKDAGASEIKTADGATTMNLCSGEYEMILKK